A genomic segment from Flavobacterium inviolabile encodes:
- a CDS encoding SRPBCC family protein, with protein sequence MWQKTYSVITKEVTKEQIWKLTTDIDNWKNWDSTVEDSKLLGDFNVGSFFMLKPKGGPKVKIKLIEIEPYKKFTDLTKFPLAKMYGEHFYEETKDGLKISVTMTVKGLLSFIWVKLVAKDIVDNLAEDVANQIKNAKKL encoded by the coding sequence ATGTGGCAAAAAACGTATTCAGTAATTACAAAAGAGGTGACAAAAGAGCAAATCTGGAAACTAACAACCGATATTGACAATTGGAAAAACTGGGATAGCACAGTGGAAGATTCGAAACTTTTAGGCGATTTCAATGTGGGCAGCTTCTTTATGCTAAAGCCTAAAGGCGGACCGAAAGTAAAAATCAAACTCATTGAAATTGAGCCCTACAAAAAATTCACAGATCTAACAAAATTTCCGTTAGCAAAGATGTATGGTGAACATTTTTATGAAGAAACAAAAGACGGACTAAAAATATCTGTAACAATGACTGTAAAAGGGTTGCTAAGTTTTATATGGGTGAAATTGGTTGCAAAAGACATTGTCGATAATTTGGCTGAAGACGTTGCTAACCAAATAAAAAATGCTAAGAAATTATGA
- a CDS encoding MarR family winged helix-turn-helix transcriptional regulator, with amino-acid sequence MKNKDNTFSVERSEDSTGFLLWQVTNLWQREIKKALEKYELTHAQFVLLASTHWLALQKQDVTQILLSNHTKIDPMTTSTVLRTLQTKGFIRRKEHQTDTRAKTVELTAAGLKNIKQAIVAVEEFDKQFFGLLGGEANDFNSELIALLGNKKEI; translated from the coding sequence ATGAAAAATAAAGATAATACATTTAGCGTCGAGCGATCCGAAGACAGCACAGGCTTTTTACTATGGCAGGTCACCAACTTGTGGCAGCGGGAAATAAAAAAGGCATTGGAAAAATACGAGCTTACACATGCACAGTTTGTATTACTGGCAAGTACGCATTGGCTTGCATTGCAAAAACAGGATGTTACACAGATTTTACTTTCCAATCATACCAAAATAGATCCTATGACCACTTCTACAGTTTTAAGGACTTTGCAGACCAAAGGATTTATCAGGCGAAAAGAACACCAGACTGATACCAGAGCCAAAACGGTTGAATTAACAGCAGCGGGACTAAAGAATATAAAACAGGCGATAGTTGCAGTTGAAGAATTTGATAAACAATTTTTTGGCTTGCTTGGCGGAGAAGCCAATGATTTTAACAGCGAATTGATAGCACTACTGGGAAATAAAAAAGAGATATAG
- a CDS encoding carboxypeptidase-like regulatory domain-containing protein, translated as MDTEKILILFISFFFSGFIIVKAQGTTQRNTITISGKVTDFNGNPIDSSVVRLNNARFESIYETYTDKEGNYKLENVRKGNYKSMFVMRPKEYPRANEVSKDKMRLEFWAWNVVAKEDLIINPHYDKLEVYGTTVYETFGGTSGFFIYFRPMSLKKVLAFSEFTDKSKSEKHVDVSIKPENLRIKVYAGNELLKTNSIQSIKEYTGENNYPITAYIVQVDKPKQIKDNSSFTIFRVEAENTAFNEKGESLFFYEPKIFE; from the coding sequence ATGGATACAGAGAAAATATTAATACTATTCATATCATTTTTTTTCAGTGGATTTATTATTGTTAAGGCTCAAGGCACAACGCAAAGAAACACAATAACAATATCTGGGAAAGTAACCGATTTTAATGGAAATCCTATTGATAGTAGTGTCGTAAGATTAAATAATGCACGTTTTGAATCTATATATGAAACATATACAGACAAAGAAGGGAACTATAAATTAGAGAATGTAAGAAAAGGAAATTATAAGTCAATGTTTGTAATGCGACCAAAAGAATACCCAAGAGCAAATGAAGTTTCTAAAGATAAAATGAGATTAGAGTTTTGGGCTTGGAATGTCGTTGCTAAAGAAGATTTAATTATTAATCCTCATTATGACAAATTAGAAGTTTACGGAACCACAGTCTATGAAACTTTTGGTGGAACCTCAGGTTTTTTTATCTATTTTAGACCAATGAGTTTAAAAAAGGTATTAGCATTCTCTGAGTTCACAGATAAAAGTAAATCTGAAAAGCATGTAGATGTTTCAATCAAACCAGAAAATCTTAGAATAAAAGTATATGCAGGTAATGAACTGTTAAAAACCAATTCCATACAATCAATTAAAGAATACACGGGAGAAAATAATTATCCAATAACAGCATATATTGTTCAGGTTGATAAGCCAAAACAAATAAAAGACAATAGTTCGTTCACTATTTTTAGAGTGGAAGCTGAAAATACAGCGTTTAACGAGAAAGGAGAAAGTCTTTTTTTTTATGAACCCAAAATATTTGAATAA
- a CDS encoding EVE domain-containing protein has protein sequence MTRFWVASISKEHAMRGVNGNFIQVCHGKKAPLKRMSKGDLILVYSSKIALNGNEKYQKFTAIGEVIDDEIYPFQMSENFIPFRRNIRFYACEECSIIPLIAELDFIENKKMWGYPFRYGFFEINKKDYNLIASKMITNEK, from the coding sequence ATGACACGATTTTGGGTAGCTTCCATATCAAAAGAGCATGCTATGCGTGGTGTAAACGGGAATTTTATTCAGGTGTGTCACGGTAAAAAAGCACCATTGAAACGAATGAGTAAAGGCGATCTGATTCTGGTTTATTCTTCTAAAATCGCATTAAACGGAAACGAGAAATATCAAAAGTTTACGGCAATAGGAGAAGTGATTGACGATGAAATTTATCCGTTTCAAATGTCCGAAAATTTTATTCCGTTCAGAAGAAATATAAGATTCTATGCGTGTGAAGAATGTTCAATTATTCCGTTAATTGCTGAACTTGATTTTATTGAGAATAAAAAGATGTGGGGTTATCCTTTTCGTTACGGTTTTTTTGAAATCAATAAAAAAGATTATAATTTAATCGCCTCGAAAATGATTACAAATGAAAAATAA